Proteins from a single region of Erythrobacter sp.:
- a CDS encoding DUF1800 domain-containing protein gives MYRPGGEPEATLNDAEALQPLPQHEPSPGPSPAPAAPLPAKAAAVSTLALAVAACGGGGSGTSTGGGTPPPVSTVRKPQSDAEAARFLLQASLSASTGAITDLRSEGYEPWLDRQMGIANDQSGREFLAARGFDRVDANRFYDGLITGDYMVWSQLLSGGNGVRKRVAFALSEFFVVGLGGIAMTWRGPAIAEYWDILNRRAFGNFRDLLQDITLNPAMGVFLNTRGNRRADASGRVPDENYAREVMQLFTIGLFELNPDGSQKLSGGNSIETYTSADVSGLARVFTGYDFDFFGLTATTEVGGTRQIPDPEYARRPMTSNPARWQPPRANGFHSTEAKTFLGLTIPAGTDATESLRLALDHLFNHPNVGPFFAKQMIQRLVTSNPSAAYVGRVAAVFNNNGAGRRGDLAAVFKAILTDNEALDSAGLTNANFGKLREPVLRLAQLARTFGGRSNNGNWQIGDLTDPATALGQSPLRSPSVFNFFRPAYFPANTEIANRGLLAPEFQLVNETSVAGYINFLERAVQGQRAPVADLVLDYSNEIAIAQDAAQLLDRLDLLLTGRQLSTSVRDAVRTAMESVTVTATSSNEVKLQRVRIGVMLILASTDYLIQK, from the coding sequence ATGTATCGTCCAGGCGGTGAGCCCGAAGCCACTTTGAACGACGCGGAGGCGCTCCAGCCGCTGCCGCAGCACGAGCCCTCCCCAGGGCCTTCCCCCGCGCCTGCGGCACCGCTTCCAGCCAAAGCCGCTGCTGTCAGCACGCTCGCGCTGGCCGTTGCCGCTTGCGGCGGCGGCGGTTCGGGCACCAGCACGGGCGGCGGCACCCCCCCGCCGGTTTCGACCGTGCGCAAGCCGCAGTCCGATGCCGAGGCGGCTCGCTTCCTGCTTCAGGCCTCGCTGTCCGCCTCCACCGGCGCGATCACCGATCTGCGCAGCGAGGGTTACGAGCCCTGGCTCGATCGCCAGATGGGCATCGCCAATGACCAGAGCGGCCGCGAATTCCTTGCTGCGCGCGGGTTCGACAGGGTCGATGCCAACCGCTTCTATGATGGCCTGATCACCGGCGATTACATGGTCTGGTCGCAGCTGCTTTCGGGCGGCAACGGCGTGCGCAAGCGGGTGGCCTTCGCGCTTTCGGAATTCTTCGTGGTCGGGCTCGGCGGGATCGCGATGACGTGGCGCGGACCGGCGATCGCGGAATATTGGGACATCCTCAACCGCCGCGCCTTCGGCAATTTCCGCGATCTGTTGCAGGACATCACCCTGAACCCGGCGATGGGCGTGTTCCTCAACACCCGCGGCAACCGCCGCGCGGACGCCAGCGGGCGGGTGCCGGACGAAAACTACGCGCGCGAGGTGATGCAGCTCTTCACCATCGGCCTGTTCGAGCTCAATCCCGATGGCTCCCAGAAGCTTTCGGGCGGCAATTCGATCGAGACCTATACCAGCGCCGATGTGTCCGGGCTGGCGCGGGTGTTCACGGGGTATGACTTCGATTTCTTCGGGCTGACCGCGACGACGGAAGTCGGCGGGACGCGGCAGATTCCCGATCCGGAATATGCCCGCCGCCCGATGACCAGCAATCCCGCCCGCTGGCAGCCCCCGCGCGCCAACGGGTTCCACTCGACCGAGGCCAAGACCTTCCTCGGCCTGACGATCCCGGCTGGCACCGATGCGACCGAGAGCCTGCGGCTCGCGCTCGATCATCTGTTCAACCACCCCAATGTCGGCCCGTTCTTTGCCAAGCAGATGATCCAGCGGCTGGTGACGAGCAACCCGTCAGCTGCCTATGTCGGGCGGGTCGCGGCGGTGTTCAACAATAACGGAGCGGGCCGCCGGGGCGATCTGGCGGCGGTGTTCAAGGCGATCCTCACGGATAACGAAGCGCTCGATTCGGCGGGCCTGACCAACGCCAATTTCGGCAAGCTGCGCGAGCCGGTGCTGCGGCTGGCGCAGCTGGCGCGCACCTTTGGCGGACGGTCGAACAACGGCAACTGGCAGATCGGCGATCTCACCGATCCGGCGACTGCGCTCGGCCAGAGCCCGCTGCGATCGCCATCGGTGTTCAACTTCTTCCGCCCCGCCTACTTCCCGGCCAACACCGAAATCGCCAATCGCGGCCTGCTGGCGCCCGAGTTCCAGCTGGTCAACGAGACCTCGGTGGCGGGCTATATCAACTTCCTCGAACGCGCGGTGCAGGGCCAGCGTGCGCCGGTAGCCGATCTGGTGCTCGACTATTCGAACGAGATCGCGATCGCGCAGGACGCCGCCCAGCTGCTCGACCGGCTCGATCTGCTGCTCACCGGGCGGCAGCTCAGCACCAGCGTCCGCGATGCCGTGCGCACGGCGATGGAGAGCGTGACGGTGACGGCGACATCAAGCAACGAAGTCAAGCTGCAACGGGTGCGGATCGGGGTGATGCTGATCCTCGCTTCCACCGATTACCTCATCCAGAAATAG
- a CDS encoding trypsin-like serine protease: MVQVRAFWIALGLAAAATSAPAASQEPPAPLVYSEQSLIERADPAKPAEVRAREEASAAAAEAACTAGNPAGCARLGRAYKFGEGKPQNRPVAELLLREACAANAADACFELGGLLFSVRDFALFDAVAGFYAKGCELGSRDACDGLADYYETNAALVSPEIDRSVEALRLRRETCAKGSREACRKLAEQAVDAEGSPAVQAEGKATLESFCRDGDGQSCTALALRFVEWDENDKPVSSPYAREVLDWACRAGDALYCAYLGRMIFADGSGPPAQRVEALALLERACTIGKSACGEAKAIRAAPGLAEACARDVQADCAALGELYADDTSLLYAPEEALRLLGRACDAGTVEACETPVTLVAYVLERHDPQSLAAAAGWLNRACDAGRFSACGTLGLWMVDGTYLPKDRARGLELMSAACDNDDAASCSLMAFKGADQPDSPAQLADASFMPPMSPEEEAAFYAESAAKEEAEYQERRALFCTATDVLFRGAAYTDTICEEPPAAIGGFRVQPGAAPWQALLWRPEVLNGQTLNARLRVECGGALIRHGWVLTAAHCIVDAKKKPLLTPEHRIRLGLTTPGAAEGISYPILRAIPHPMYHEASRAFDIALIQLDPVRGVKEKTVQQIATIRLDPQPLDARPVKGGMTVYSYGWGLTSVRGQASDYLKGVKLSLEDPDACAKRNRFTAPLLQGGLLCASAPDRSQVCNGDSGGPLITYGDADRIPTVIGVVSAGEECGTTGVPSRYTRVAKVRDWLDKTMGPRPGTTTRAPRGR, translated from the coding sequence ATGGTACAGGTGAGAGCATTCTGGATCGCGCTGGGATTGGCTGCGGCAGCCACTTCCGCACCGGCAGCGTCGCAGGAGCCGCCCGCGCCGCTGGTCTATTCGGAGCAATCCCTGATCGAGCGCGCCGATCCGGCCAAGCCGGCCGAGGTACGCGCGCGCGAAGAAGCCAGCGCCGCGGCCGCCGAAGCCGCCTGCACCGCGGGCAACCCGGCGGGCTGCGCAAGGCTTGGACGGGCTTACAAGTTTGGCGAAGGCAAGCCGCAGAACCGCCCGGTGGCCGAATTGCTGCTGCGCGAAGCCTGCGCTGCAAACGCTGCCGATGCCTGCTTCGAATTGGGCGGCCTGCTGTTCAGTGTACGTGACTTTGCCCTGTTCGATGCCGTGGCCGGATTTTACGCAAAGGGCTGCGAACTGGGCTCGCGCGATGCCTGCGACGGGCTCGCCGATTACTACGAAACCAATGCCGCATTGGTATCGCCCGAGATCGACCGGAGCGTCGAAGCCTTGCGCCTGCGCCGCGAAACTTGCGCAAAGGGCAGCCGCGAGGCCTGCCGCAAACTTGCCGAGCAGGCGGTCGACGCGGAGGGTTCGCCCGCCGTGCAAGCCGAAGGCAAGGCCACGCTCGAGAGCTTTTGCCGCGATGGCGATGGCCAGTCCTGCACTGCGCTGGCCTTGCGCTTCGTCGAGTGGGATGAAAACGACAAGCCCGTGTCATCGCCCTATGCGCGCGAGGTTCTCGATTGGGCCTGCCGTGCCGGCGATGCGCTCTATTGTGCCTATCTCGGCCGTATGATCTTTGCCGATGGCAGCGGCCCACCGGCCCAGCGGGTAGAGGCCCTCGCCCTGCTCGAGCGGGCCTGCACCATCGGCAAGAGTGCATGCGGGGAGGCCAAGGCCATTCGCGCAGCCCCCGGGCTCGCCGAAGCTTGCGCGCGTGATGTGCAGGCCGATTGCGCCGCGCTCGGAGAACTCTATGCGGATGACACATCGCTCCTCTACGCCCCAGAAGAAGCGCTGCGGCTGCTGGGACGGGCTTGCGATGCGGGAACCGTCGAAGCCTGCGAAACACCGGTCACACTGGTGGCCTATGTCCTCGAGCGGCATGATCCGCAAAGCCTCGCGGCAGCCGCAGGCTGGCTGAACCGCGCCTGCGATGCGGGCCGGTTCAGCGCATGCGGCACCCTGGGCCTGTGGATGGTCGATGGCACTTACCTGCCCAAAGACCGGGCCCGCGGGCTGGAACTGATGAGCGCCGCCTGCGACAACGATGATGCCGCTTCCTGCTCTCTGATGGCCTTCAAGGGGGCAGATCAGCCAGATAGTCCTGCGCAGCTGGCCGACGCGAGCTTCATGCCGCCCATGAGCCCCGAGGAAGAGGCGGCTTTCTATGCCGAAAGCGCCGCCAAGGAAGAGGCCGAATATCAGGAGCGGCGCGCGCTGTTCTGCACTGCCACCGATGTGCTGTTTCGCGGTGCAGCCTACACCGATACGATCTGCGAGGAGCCCCCGGCCGCGATCGGCGGCTTCCGCGTCCAGCCCGGTGCCGCGCCCTGGCAGGCGCTGCTGTGGCGGCCGGAGGTCTTGAACGGCCAAACGCTCAACGCCCGGCTGCGTGTCGAATGCGGTGGCGCATTGATCCGCCATGGCTGGGTGCTGACGGCAGCGCATTGCATTGTCGATGCCAAGAAGAAGCCGCTGCTCACCCCCGAACACCGCATCCGGTTGGGGCTGACCACCCCGGGCGCGGCGGAAGGCATCAGCTATCCGATCCTGCGCGCGATCCCGCACCCGATGTATCACGAAGCCAGCCGCGCCTTTGACATCGCCCTCATCCAGCTCGATCCGGTGAGGGGCGTGAAGGAAAAGACGGTGCAGCAGATCGCGACCATCCGGCTCGATCCGCAACCGCTCGATGCGCGCCCCGTGAAAGGCGGGATGACCGTCTACTCCTATGGCTGGGGCCTGACTTCGGTGCGCGGCCAGGCGAGCGATTACCTCAAGGGAGTTAAGCTCAGTCTGGAGGACCCGGATGCCTGTGCCAAGCGCAACAGGTTTACCGCCCCGCTGCTGCAAGGCGGATTGCTATGCGCCAGCGCGCCGGATCGCTCGCAGGTCTGCAACGGGGACAGCGGTGGACCGCTGATCACCTATGGCGATGCTGACCGGATTCCGACAGTGATCGGGGTGGTGAGTGCGGGCGAGGAATGCGGGACGACCGGGGTCCCGAGCCGCTATACGCGGGTGGCCAAGGTGCGCGACTGGCTCGACAAGACCATGGGGCCACGCCCCGGAACAACCACGCGGGCACCGCGCGGCAGATAG
- a CDS encoding carotenoid oxygenase family protein, producing MTQPFFNHPYLSGHHEPVRFEATAPDLIVDGDLPEDLAGVFYRNGPEPLYPTREGDYHWFDGDGMVYAMHFENGRVSLRNRWVRTEKFELEKAAGRRLFGMFGNPMTADPSVQGKHYNTGNTNIILHGGKLLALMEGSQPVAMDPFELSTLGVHDYDGTIASTFSAHPKIDYATGELVNIGANINGFTGAAELQYTITTAEGVVRHAAVIPIPHMALIHTFLLTENWVVIPVIPLDSDLQRAMRGGPMTAWNTGRPTKLALLPREGTAADVRWFEFDPRHMFHECNAWEEDGKIIADVAAANGTALFPDQDGNWLTHAETTLSLRRWTIDLAEASMREETLNDRDIQFPRPDDRLMTRKTRQAYGNMNLNSVDGRVDGMDAVLRFDTQSGKEDFYHFGPGSAAGELVFAPRVGATHEADGYAMSLVHRANSPTSELAIFAATDIAAGPIATVRIPFRVPSGFHCNYYSADNPFYLAAAGGAA from the coding sequence ATGACCCAGCCGTTCTTCAACCATCCCTACCTGTCAGGCCACCACGAGCCGGTGCGGTTCGAGGCGACCGCGCCCGATCTCATCGTTGACGGCGATCTGCCGGAGGACCTGGCCGGCGTGTTCTACCGCAACGGGCCGGAGCCGCTCTATCCCACCCGCGAGGGGGATTATCACTGGTTCGACGGGGACGGCATGGTCTACGCCATGCACTTCGAAAACGGCCGGGTGTCGCTTCGCAACCGCTGGGTGCGGACCGAGAAGTTCGAGCTGGAAAAGGCCGCGGGCCGCCGTCTGTTCGGAATGTTCGGCAATCCCATGACCGCCGATCCCTCGGTGCAGGGCAAGCATTACAACACCGGCAACACCAACATCATCCTGCACGGCGGCAAGCTTCTGGCGCTGATGGAAGGCTCGCAGCCGGTCGCGATGGACCCCTTCGAGCTGTCGACGCTGGGCGTGCACGACTATGACGGCACCATCGCCTCGACCTTCTCGGCCCACCCGAAGATCGACTACGCCACCGGCGAACTGGTGAATATCGGTGCCAACATCAACGGCTTCACCGGCGCGGCCGAGCTGCAATATACCATCACGACGGCCGAAGGCGTGGTGCGCCATGCGGCGGTGATCCCGATCCCGCACATGGCGCTGATCCACACCTTCCTGCTCACCGAAAACTGGGTGGTGATACCGGTGATACCGCTCGATTCCGATCTCCAGCGCGCCATGCGCGGCGGCCCGATGACCGCGTGGAACACCGGACGCCCGACCAAGCTTGCGCTCCTGCCGCGCGAGGGCACGGCTGCCGACGTGCGCTGGTTCGAATTCGATCCGCGCCACATGTTCCACGAATGCAACGCCTGGGAAGAGGACGGCAAGATCATCGCCGATGTTGCCGCGGCCAACGGCACCGCGCTGTTCCCCGATCAGGACGGCAACTGGCTGACCCACGCGGAAACCACGCTCTCGCTGCGCCGCTGGACGATTGATCTCGCCGAAGCCAGCATGCGCGAGGAAACGCTGAATGATCGCGACATCCAGTTCCCGCGCCCCGATGACCGGCTGATGACCCGCAAGACCCGCCAGGCCTATGGCAACATGAACCTCAACTCGGTCGACGGGCGGGTCGACGGGATGGACGCGGTGCTGCGCTTCGACACGCAGAGCGGGAAGGAAGATTTCTACCACTTCGGTCCGGGTTCGGCCGCGGGCGAGCTGGTGTTTGCCCCACGCGTAGGGGCGACCCACGAGGCCGATGGCTATGCCATGTCGCTGGTGCACCGCGCCAATTCGCCCACCAGCGAACTGGCAATCTTCGCTGCCACCGATATTGCCGCCGGCCCGATTGCCACGGTGCGGATCCCGTTCCGCGTGCCTTCGGGCTTCCACTGCAACTACTACTCGGCGGACAACCCGTTCTATCTGGCGGCGGCAGGGGGCGCTGCCTGA
- a CDS encoding DUF1501 domain-containing protein — MFIGKGNEIARRAFLQRTGQLAMMGTASSYALGLAGLSEAAAFSNAGGYKALVCVFLYGGNDHANTLIPFDATNYARYQTIRGTAGSEAANGIALARASLANTVLMPPSGQTLTDDITYAIAPTMPRLKALYDQGVMAPLLNVGPLLAPLTRAQYDAGVVPRPAKLFSHNDQQSTWQSSQPEGSRTGWGGRIGDLALTSNTNSMFTAINATGNAVFLSGQNAIPYQVSPSGATLFAPVQAGQVFGSATAAQTLSSLLRTGTGNVLAADYARFNDRSLQFGTFVNSALAGVTLNTSFGTGNRLADQLRVVARMIAARGSLGVTRQVFLVSLGGFDNHDGLIGTHDALLGQVDFAMDAFYKATVELGVAGNVTTFTASDFGRTLSSNGDGSDHGWGAHHFIVGGNVQGGRFYGRAPRVSLTSDDQVGQGRLLPAVSVDEFSATLATWFGVSSTELPLIAPNIARFASPNLGFMRAPATQAARKGGMI; from the coding sequence ATGTTTATCGGCAAGGGTAACGAGATCGCACGGCGCGCTTTCCTGCAGCGCACCGGCCAGCTGGCAATGATGGGGACGGCCTCGTCCTATGCGCTGGGCCTTGCAGGGCTGAGCGAGGCGGCGGCCTTCAGCAATGCCGGGGGCTACAAGGCGCTGGTCTGCGTGTTTCTCTATGGCGGGAATGATCACGCCAACACGCTGATCCCCTTCGATGCCACCAATTACGCGCGCTATCAGACGATCCGCGGCACGGCGGGATCGGAAGCCGCCAACGGGATCGCGCTTGCGCGGGCCTCGCTCGCCAACACGGTGCTGATGCCGCCCTCGGGCCAGACGCTGACCGACGACATCACCTATGCCATCGCGCCGACCATGCCGCGCCTGAAGGCGCTCTATGATCAGGGCGTGATGGCCCCGCTGCTCAATGTCGGCCCGCTGCTCGCGCCGCTGACCCGCGCGCAATATGATGCCGGCGTGGTGCCGCGCCCGGCCAAGCTGTTCTCGCATAATGACCAGCAATCGACCTGGCAGAGCTCGCAGCCCGAAGGCTCGCGCACAGGCTGGGGCGGGCGCATCGGCGATCTGGCGCTGACGTCGAACACCAATTCGATGTTCACCGCGATCAATGCCACCGGCAATGCGGTGTTCCTGAGCGGCCAGAACGCGATCCCCTATCAGGTCTCGCCTTCTGGAGCGACGCTGTTCGCGCCGGTTCAGGCCGGACAGGTGTTCGGTTCGGCGACCGCCGCGCAGACCCTGTCGAGCCTGCTGCGCACCGGTACCGGCAATGTCCTCGCCGCCGATTATGCGCGCTTCAACGATCGCTCGCTGCAGTTCGGCACCTTCGTCAACAGCGCGCTTGCAGGCGTCACACTCAACACCAGCTTCGGCACCGGCAACCGGCTGGCCGACCAGCTGCGGGTTGTCGCCCGGATGATTGCGGCGCGCGGCAGTCTGGGCGTGACGCGGCAGGTGTTCCTCGTCTCGCTCGGCGGGTTCGACAATCACGACGGGCTGATCGGCACGCATGACGCGCTGCTCGGGCAGGTCGATTTCGCGATGGACGCGTTTTACAAGGCGACCGTCGAGCTGGGGGTGGCCGGCAATGTCACCACCTTCACCGCGTCCGATTTCGGGCGCACGCTGTCCTCCAACGGCGATGGCTCGGATCACGGCTGGGGCGCGCATCACTTCATTGTCGGCGGTAACGTGCAGGGTGGGCGGTTCTATGGCCGCGCGCCGCGGGTCTCGCTGACGAGCGATGATCAGGTCGGGCAAGGGCGCCTGTTGCCCGCGGTGTCGGTCGACGAATTCTCGGCCACGCTCGCGACATGGTTCGGGGTATCGTCAACCGAGCTGCCGCTGATCGCGCCCAACATCGCGCGCTTTGCCTCGCCTAATCTCGGCTTCATGCGTGCCCCTGCGACACAGGCCGCGCGCAAGGGCGGCATGATCTGA
- a CDS encoding trypsin-like serine protease: MRVGLLFVSWLAAMLAAGIAAPASAQMPAPVPYIYDERLGDGLKLAPRNKPAAQIAAEQSAADAAEARCNAGDSAGCAALGHAFLHGEGRPQNRPVAELLLRPACDAAEAAGCRDLGLLLRSIEEAALRMEGTLVLGRACRLGNPEACNEEAAAVSYGTDGRDGDKEKAEAMRRAACDKGGISACRWLGSELAGSDDPERRDEGLRLLERQCLSGDSGACNWIIYPLQRQTPVPTALVREMTEKGCEAGAANLCRELGELRFAEASGPPEQRVAALAAFDRACALSDGYCYTPTIIRSRPVLAESCAREVQTDCLALGRIYASSSSLLYSPAEAVQLLGAACEAGLAEACGDAARVVANDDIPETPEEAARRAFWLDLGCQDGQDADCDRLGKELLDGDPTPEQRERGYALLQLACGRGEERTCADLDRRAFTDPDAPILSVDWRFRPPLTPEEVAEARRLKDEEEAREEAARCTVTEVSYRGSVWLDRLCQGRVVAMVEGRAARRGEAPWQALFWRPERLPDGRQLTRAQQVECGGALVREGWVLTAAHCVVDKKKRLTLTPGHTVRLGVYEAQALQGESYDISQVFVHPDYHEGARVFDIALVRLNTSRRIRRGTVGEIRTIPFDDTPVEQRVIRAGIPVFVYGWGLTAFEGTSSNILKAAELKTEAASDCEKRTKTDQGFLKSALICAKADDRSQACDGDSGGPLVRYEQGGMRSPVVIGVVSAGTNCGETGVASRYTRVGKMTDWIARVLRGVERPVAPPARR; the protein is encoded by the coding sequence ATGCGGGTAGGCTTGCTGTTCGTTTCATGGCTGGCGGCAATGCTGGCGGCAGGGATCGCCGCCCCGGCGAGTGCCCAGATGCCGGCGCCGGTGCCCTACATCTATGACGAGCGTCTTGGCGATGGTCTGAAGCTCGCCCCGCGCAACAAGCCCGCTGCGCAGATCGCGGCCGAACAATCCGCTGCCGATGCCGCCGAGGCACGCTGCAATGCCGGTGATAGCGCGGGCTGTGCAGCGCTGGGTCATGCCTTCCTGCATGGCGAGGGGCGCCCGCAGAACCGTCCGGTGGCCGAACTGCTGCTGCGTCCGGCCTGTGATGCAGCCGAGGCGGCAGGCTGCCGCGATCTCGGACTGCTGCTGCGCTCGATCGAAGAGGCCGCTCTCCGGATGGAGGGCACGCTGGTGCTCGGGCGCGCCTGCCGGCTCGGCAATCCCGAGGCCTGCAACGAAGAGGCGGCCGCAGTGTCCTATGGCACGGACGGCCGCGATGGCGACAAGGAAAAGGCCGAAGCCATGCGCCGCGCGGCCTGCGACAAAGGCGGCATCAGCGCCTGCCGCTGGCTCGGCTCCGAACTTGCGGGGAGCGATGATCCTGAGCGCCGCGACGAGGGCCTCCGCCTGCTCGAACGCCAGTGCCTCAGCGGTGACTCTGGTGCCTGCAACTGGATCATCTACCCCCTCCAGCGGCAGACGCCGGTGCCCACCGCCCTTGTGCGGGAGATGACCGAGAAGGGCTGCGAGGCGGGAGCTGCCAATCTGTGCCGCGAGCTTGGCGAACTTCGCTTTGCCGAGGCCAGCGGGCCGCCGGAACAGCGCGTCGCGGCGCTGGCTGCCTTCGATCGCGCCTGCGCCCTGTCAGACGGGTATTGCTACACCCCCACAATCATCCGCAGCCGTCCGGTGCTGGCGGAAAGCTGCGCGCGCGAGGTGCAGACCGATTGCCTTGCGCTCGGGCGGATCTACGCCAGCAGCAGTTCACTGCTCTATTCCCCTGCCGAGGCGGTGCAATTGCTGGGCGCGGCCTGCGAAGCCGGGCTCGCCGAAGCCTGCGGCGATGCAGCCCGGGTGGTGGCCAATGACGACATCCCCGAAACGCCCGAGGAAGCGGCGCGCAGGGCGTTCTGGCTGGATCTGGGATGTCAGGACGGACAGGATGCCGATTGCGACAGGCTCGGCAAGGAACTGCTCGATGGCGACCCGACGCCCGAGCAACGCGAGCGCGGCTATGCGCTGCTGCAACTGGCCTGCGGACGCGGTGAGGAAAGGACCTGCGCGGATCTCGACAGGCGCGCCTTCACCGATCCCGATGCGCCGATCCTTTCGGTCGACTGGCGCTTCCGGCCGCCACTGACTCCCGAGGAGGTAGCCGAGGCACGGAGGCTGAAGGACGAAGAGGAAGCGCGCGAGGAAGCGGCACGCTGCACCGTCACCGAGGTCAGCTATCGCGGATCTGTATGGCTGGACCGGCTCTGTCAGGGGCGCGTAGTGGCGATGGTAGAGGGCCGTGCAGCGCGCCGCGGCGAAGCACCTTGGCAGGCGCTGTTCTGGCGGCCCGAGCGGCTCCCCGATGGCCGCCAGTTGACCCGCGCACAGCAGGTCGAATGCGGCGGCGCGCTGGTGCGCGAAGGCTGGGTGCTGACAGCCGCGCACTGCGTGGTGGACAAGAAGAAGCGGCTGACGCTCACCCCCGGACACACAGTGCGGCTCGGCGTCTACGAGGCGCAGGCATTGCAGGGCGAGAGCTACGACATCAGCCAGGTCTTCGTGCATCCCGACTACCATGAAGGAGCGCGGGTGTTCGACATCGCGCTGGTGCGATTGAACACCTCGCGCCGCATCCGGCGCGGCACAGTCGGCGAGATCCGGACCATCCCCTTCGACGATACCCCGGTGGAGCAGCGCGTCATCCGCGCCGGGATCCCGGTGTTCGTCTATGGCTGGGGGCTGACCGCCTTCGAGGGAACCTCGAGCAACATCCTGAAGGCTGCCGAACTCAAGACCGAGGCCGCGAGCGACTGCGAGAAGCGCACCAAGACCGATCAGGGCTTTCTCAAGTCGGCGCTGATCTGCGCCAAGGCCGACGACAGATCGCAGGCCTGCGACGGCGATAGCGGCGGGCCGCTGGTGCGCTATGAACAGGGGGGGATGCGCAGCCCGGTGGTCATCGGCGTGGTCAGCGCAGGCACGAATTGCGGCGAGACCGGGGTCGCCAGCCGCTACACGCGGGTGGGCAAGATGACCGACTGGATCGCGCGGGTGCTGCGCGGGGTCGAGCGCCCGGTCGCGCCGCCGGCAAGGCGATGA
- a CDS encoding carotenoid oxygenase family protein, whose amino-acid sequence MNAPGKIVPPQGGDPYGHPGFDPVHEELRGVPLAIEGDLPAELDGVFLRNGTNARFAPRRRRHMFDGEAMLHMIELRGGEARYSNTYVRTPRTAWIEAAGRNPFLGIADLTSGGKGALAGLMLERLKTRFGLLPRMSAIEAGSNGTAVLHHDDRLYCLQETALPFLLDVARDAQGWLTLDGRGRNETFGGQLDCPFSAHPKTDEASGTVFSIGQDFTAGTTHLTRLGRGGTIATSTVMEGKPAAFFIHDYILTDTHIIFPDSSLRFNPAGLAGPDASVASFDADRPLRFGMIARDHATGDPVRWFETALPGHIWHIANGWEADGALHVYAPVFRDYPPFMPIHTPAEPHSQFVHWRLDLGSGAVSERVLLDHHYERPGIDWSRHGQPTRYTWLLDESGGVMGKGVLKYDLFEEREAGYVDYGGLLGGEPVFVPRTDGTAEGDGWIVDLLADGTRAVLIVADAATMQERCRIPLPQPVPFGVHALWLDRAATDALIAS is encoded by the coding sequence ATGAATGCACCCGGCAAGATTGTTCCGCCGCAAGGGGGCGATCCCTATGGCCATCCCGGCTTTGATCCGGTGCATGAAGAACTGCGCGGCGTGCCGCTGGCGATCGAGGGCGATCTGCCGGCCGAACTGGACGGAGTGTTCCTGCGCAACGGCACCAATGCGCGGTTCGCACCGCGCCGCCGCCGCCACATGTTCGATGGCGAGGCCATGCTCCACATGATCGAGTTGCGAGGAGGCGAAGCGCGCTATTCCAACACCTATGTGCGTACTCCGCGCACAGCATGGATCGAGGCCGCCGGACGCAATCCTTTCTTGGGCATCGCCGACCTCACCAGCGGCGGCAAGGGCGCGCTCGCCGGCCTGATGCTGGAGCGGCTCAAGACGCGCTTCGGCCTGCTGCCCCGGATGAGCGCGATCGAGGCCGGCAGCAACGGCACGGCGGTGCTGCACCATGACGATCGGCTCTATTGCCTGCAGGAAACCGCCCTGCCCTTCCTGCTCGATGTGGCGCGCGATGCGCAGGGCTGGCTGACACTGGACGGGCGCGGGCGCAACGAGACATTCGGCGGCCAGCTCGACTGCCCCTTCAGCGCCCACCCCAAGACCGACGAGGCCTCCGGCACGGTGTTTTCGATCGGGCAGGATTTCACCGCGGGCACCACCCACCTGACGCGGCTCGGCCGGGGCGGCACGATCGCGACGAGCACGGTGATGGAAGGCAAGCCGGCCGCCTTCTTCATCCATGACTACATCCTGACCGATACGCACATCATCTTCCCCGACAGCTCGCTGCGCTTCAACCCCGCCGGGCTCGCCGGGCCGGACGCAAGCGTTGCCAGTTTCGACGCCGACCGGCCGCTCCGCTTCGGGATGATCGCGCGCGATCATGCGACAGGAGATCCGGTGCGCTGGTTCGAGACCGCCCTGCCGGGCCACATCTGGCACATCGCCAATGGCTGGGAGGCAGACGGCGCGCTCCATGTCTATGCCCCGGTGTTCCGCGACTACCCGCCGTTCATGCCGATCCACACTCCGGCCGAACCCCATTCGCAATTCGTCCACTGGCGGCTCGATCTAGGCAGCGGCGCGGTGAGCGAGCGGGTGCTGCTTGATCACCACTATGAACGCCCCGGCATCGACTGGAGCCGCCATGGCCAGCCGACCCGCTACACCTGGCTGCTGGATGAAAGCGGCGGGGTGATGGGCAAGGGCGTGCTCAAATATGATCTCTTCGAGGAGCGCGAGGCCGGATACGTCGACTATGGCGGCCTGCTCGGCGGCGAGCCGGTGTTCGTGCCGCGCACTGATGGCACCGCAGAGGGTGACGGATGGATCGTCGATCTGCTCGCCGATGGCACACGCGCGGTGCTGATCGTGGCCGATGCCGCCACCATGCAGGAACGCTGCCGCATCCCGCTCCCGCAGCCCGTGCCGTTCGGGGTTCATGCCCTGTGGCTTGACCGCGCAGCGACCGACGCTCTGATCGCGAGCTGA